CACCTATAAAATATAGGCAAAGaaataatattttttcttcttttcaaatcAAGTCTTTTCTTCCTGTAGAACTAAATATAACGTGTACTTATGTAAGCCAATATCAGGATCTCCATTTATCGATCAATCTGCATTTTAGAGACAAAGAGGGTGTGGGTGGGGCCACAAATCTAAGCACGCCCACTTTGTAGCAGGCAAATCAAATGTGGaagatttgatttgaataaCTCTTGTAACACACTTGTAACAGAGCTCAAATATTCTGATTCACCGGGACGAGTAAGGTTGGGAACGTCTGCTCTTTTGCGATGGGTAGGGATGTTACCACAACTGCATCTCAGTCTTCTTCCAACAAACAAGGTTAATAAAGACTTCCTCTCATTTCATTCCGTCTTTGCAACAGGACAAATGGTCAGTGGAGCCTCATTCCGTCCTGATTTATTGGTACAGGGACTGAAGAACGCATGCAGGGTGTCAGAAAAATGATCTGAGAAAGTGTAGATGAGCACTCTGTCTTTTACGTTGTAGAAGGACACCAGTCCCATTTCGTAGTCCACATAGATTCCAATCCTGGAAGGTCTCAGGCCGACTGTCAAGCTGGTTGCGGGTTCTGATCGGAAGACGTACTCGGTCTGATCCCGCAGGCTGAGGAACCAATAGCCATGGGCGGGGCTTGCGGTGATTTTGCCTTTTCGATTCACGGAGTGACTTGCTACTCCCAGGTCCCAATCAGTCTTTTCCCCTACCTCCACCTAGAAGTGGGCAGTGAGGTACAGCTTACAGCTTGAGTGCAGACCCTTTTTACAAAATTGAGAAATTGCATCAAATTAGCCAAAACTCTACACAGGGTCCCTAAGGAATACATCCACTATAAATATGAAGTGGATCGGATAGAATCTACTAATAGACGCCATTAGCATAGAGATTGCAAAGTGGCGAATCGCTGGTTAAGTCAATTGGCAGACGCGCCGATCAGTGCTGACTGTCATTGGGCATCTTGCTCATGTCAACTCATTCCTGGTAATTTACTGATTAAGCTGAACTTTTTGCTATGCTACTTGTCATGGTACATCTCTGCCACATCTGAATTGAGCTTTTGGCTGGTGAGGTCGCCGCACATGGGTCCTATGATGCCCGACTACTGTTAACAGCTTCACCCTGGTCCCACCTACCTCCCAGTAATGGCGTCCCGAGTTGAAGCCCTGTTtggcaagcacacacaccacccGGTCAAAGCGCTCGGGGTTGTTGGGTACTGGCTGATTGCGTTCTCCACAGTGCACCTGCTTTCCGTCTGGTGAGATGATGAGACGTTGGTGTGCTGTGCTGGCGTCCAAAGTGATGTTGGCTGGCGGGTTGAGAGAGAGTGTTGGTTGGTGATTTAAGTGCCAATAACGTGACATATGTCCACCGTGTTCAAATGACATGCAAGCGGATTTCTGAACCCTGACCTGCATAGTCTTGAACCCTCCTCTCTGCAAAGAAAAGACGATATATTTGCTTTAGTATTTATTTTGACACTTTTCAATTTGGTTGGGATGGACCAGGAAAGAAAGTTCAATATCTCATCAGAGTCTTACTTGGGTCGGACCTGGGTACAGACGGGTCCAATAAGGCATGCTGGCCTGTTTAGGGaagaaaacatgttgttttataTTGCTGTTTGGATCTTGTTCAGTTCTGCcttgaatgaaaacacagaatactaaaacaaaaaatacttcgattgttttttcccttttgagtAACAAAGATGAAGGTACTGCTGTGGTACAGTTGGTACATTTGGTTCCAAGCTTAGCTGTACAAATTGAAGGATCAAATTATATATTTGATACAAGACACTGCacatcaataaaaacatttctgtaaatGAGTTAGTTTTTAGATTGTAGAATGTTTCCCTTAAATCAACATCCTTACTTCAGGTCTGAATGAAGACTTACACGCTTTGGGTAGTTTCTGCATCTCTTCTCTAAAGCGCTCCATCATTTGATTGACAGTACTGAGAATGACCCCTGTGGTCAGCTCagattgcacacacacactggaccaGTCCTTAGCCTGTGGAGGGCTGGAGAGGGCAGGGAatttctgcagagagaagaaatgtCCCATGTGGCTTCAGCTGGCCTACAGACAAACATCCTCTGTTGGTGGATCATTGGTGAGTCCTGCATGGAAACAGTGTGACACACACCGCTGGCTCCACATGTTGAAAACTGAAAGTGAACCATGCAGGTTTTGGCAAACTTAAAGCAGCCTAATTTAAAGCACACAGCTGAGGATACCGCGTTCTCAGAGTCCCTATTTCAGGAAGATAACAATGTGGAAGGTGTAtacaaaagtacaaaacaattattaaaaaacagaaatatttctTCTGCCTAATTCCAAGAAATGTCATATTTCTGCAGACCATGGATATTGTCAGAGTAAGTTATGTAGAAAGTTCCTTGGTGTAATAATGGGTATAAGAGGAAGGAAAGTCCCTTAAGAGGGAATAAGAAGCATGGCTCATGGGTCAAAGCACCTCCTGTTTGTGTCTGAAACCAAAAGTCAATGTTCTTACACTTGATGCTACAGACATTGTGCTACATAAATAACTTCCAGTGGGCTTGATGCTTGTAACTTTGATATGGAGGTCTAACCACTTCCCAGAGCCTATTAACAGAACAGCGTGTGCGTAGGCCGGTTGGACTGGTAAACACAATAAGGAACTGTCCTTCAAAGCATAGCTGCCATTATGCTGTGGAAAAGCTTTTCAAGCATCGTGACCGTCTTGTTGTTGGATTGATTGATAGACAGTTCAAATCTCCCAAGTGGAAATTATCTTGCTACAGCAACATTTGTATGTACATAATAACAGAGTATAAAATCCACAATATACACAAGAAATAGCATATTAAATGAATCTAGCCAactgttttgaaatgtttgttttatattctTGCCAACCTGGTAATAAATAAGCAGCAGGGGCTTGTGGGGAGGCACCAACTACAGAGGATGTTAATTTCTCCTGAGGTTCGGTAGGTAGCGTCACACTAATTCCTAATCATTGGTGTCGGGAAGTTTGGGGATTTAACGACAAAATAGTGGACACCAGCgaatgtttgttgtgttgtgtttcatcGGTACCCGGAGGCCCATTATGTAGTCTTCTGACAGAGCCAGCTGGCTCAGTGAtgagctcctcctcttcagctcaGCGATCTCCTCCTTTAGCTCCCTCAGCAGGCCCTGAGCTCTGTGCTCAGCCGCACGCCGGTTCATCTCCACCGCCTGGGGGTAAAGGAGGCCACGCAGCGGAGTTCAGATACTTCACCAATCTCCTCCTCAGCACAGGACTTTTACTTCAGTGAAAACAGATTCACCTTCAGGACTTCCGTTTGGCACCACTCCAAACTGGTGATAAGCTCGGTGAACACACACATAGCTCCATCTGTGTCCCTCTCAGCAGCAGCCTGAATTAACAATGAACACGAATTGATTGGAGCTGTTTAAAGACGTGTCACATCGGGGGGGAGGATGTGGACTGGAAGCCCCTGATGAGGGGTGAGCATACAGGTGCAGATATGTTGTTCCCAATCTGACAATATTCATTCCAATCATTTAACATTTTGCTATTGGAAAacaaaatatgttataataCCTAATAATATATAATCAGATTATAGCAGTTTGCTATATTGTCATATTAAGTC
The sequence above is a segment of the Gasterosteus aculeatus chromosome 9, fGasAcu3.hap1.1, whole genome shotgun sequence genome. Coding sequences within it:
- the LOC120825779 gene encoding E3 ubiquitin-protein ligase TRIM21 isoform X1 encodes the protein MALPAAFLSEDQFTCSICLDVFDNPISTPCGHSFCQDCITSYWDGEGGTKVYQCPLCKESFHKRPELHINRTLKEITEQFKQLSTAAVPTGGGGEEIPNACSHHDPHLALSPTQRPAEMPPTIFAEMITRFQHGPPPPYLSDTQPQSPNRLNPPPPYSPPRRYTVSGACDSSADPPPCSIHARSLEFFCHTDNTCVCRQCVEAGEHQGHHVSPARREWRIKKSQLGNTVLELKDLICVREKKVVDIQKSLLEIQAAAERDTDGAMCVFTELITSLEWCQTEVLKAVEMNRRAAEHRAQGLLRELKEEIAELKRRSSSLSQLALSEDYIMGLRKFPALSSPPQAKDWSSVCVQSELTTGVILSTVNQMMERFREEMQKLPKACQHALLDPSVPRSDPKRRVQDYAANITLDASTAHQRLIISPDGKQVHCGERNQPVPNNPERFDRVVCVLAKQGFNSGRHYWEVEVGEKTDWDLGVASHSVNRKGKITASPAHGYWFLSLRDQTEYVFRSEPATSLTVGLRPSRIGIYVDYEMGLVSFYNVKDRVLIYTFSDHFSDTLHAFFSPCTNKSGRNEAPLTICPVAKTE